CAACGGCGCCGGCCCACGACAGCGAAGCCTGGCTTCAACCAATTCCCGAGTCGGACCGCACCCGCAAAGTATCCGGACAATTCTGGATCTGGGCGGGCGCCAACCTGGCTCCCATCAACTGGGTGCTGGGCGCACTCGGTATCCATCTGGGCCTCGGCTTCGCAGACACCGTCACTGTCCTGGTGCTGGGAAACCTGATCGGCATGCTCCTCTTCGGCTGCTTCGTCCTGCTGGGCCAAAAGACCGGGGCTACCGGCATGGTCCTGGCACGTGCAGCATTCGGACGGCGCGGCAACTACCTTCCCGCAGCCATCCAGGCACTCCTTGTCATCGGCTGGTGCGCTGTGAACACCTGGATCATCCTGGACCTGGTGATGGCGCTCTTCGGCACCCTCGGCTGGGTGGATCCGGACGCTCCCAACTATGCGTGGAAGATCGGGGTAGCCACTGCCATAATGGCCGCGCAGGTGGCGATCGCCTGGTTTGGCTACAAAGCCATTGCAGCGTTCGAAAAATGGACCGTTCCTCCCACCATCATCATCCTGGCAGTGATGTCCGCCGTGGCGTGGTTCGGCATGAAGATCGACTGGGGCTACGCGGGTCCGGCCGGCAACATCCTCCAGGGCTCCGAGCGCATTGCAGCTATGAGCGCCGTCATGACCGCCATCGGCATTGGCTGGGGCATCACGTGGTTCACGTACGCCGCTGACTACTCGCGGTTCGTGAGCACCTCGGTCCCCAAGCGCAAGGTCTACCTGGCGTCCGTGCTGGGCCAGTTCATTCCGGTGGTCTGGCTCGGTGTCCTCGGTGCAAGCCTTGCGACCAACAGCGGGGAAGTGGATCCCGGCAAGCTGATCGTGCAGAACTTCGGCGTCCTCGCCCTTCCGGTGCTCCTCATGGTCCTGCACGGGCCCATCGCCACGAACATCCTGAACATCTACACGTTCTCCGTGGCCACCCAGGCCCTGGACATCAACATCAACCGGCGCAAACTCAACCTGTTCGTCGGCGTCTTCTCCCTGATCGCCGTCATCTTCTTCATCTTCCAAGAGGACTTCGCAGCTGTTCTCGATGCGTGGCTGATCGGCCTCGTGGCCTGGGTTGCAGCCTGGGGCGGCATCATGCTGGTCCACTACTTCTGGCTGGACAGGCGCTGGCCCGCCAAGGTGGAACGCCTGTTCGACGGCGTAAACACGCCGCGCCTCCCGGTGGTCAACTGGGCCGGCGTCGTGTCCCTCCTGGCAGGCATCTTCTCCACCTGGCTGTTCATGTACGGGCTGATTCCCGTCATGCAGGGGCCGATCGCCGTCGCCTTGGGCGGCTGGGACCTGTCCTGGTTGGCCGGTGGACTCACCAGCGCGGCCTGCTACGCCATCCTTGGCCCCCGGGTCCACAAAAGGTTTCTCCTCGCTGAGTCCAACCACATCTCGGTGACGCAGCCGGCACCGGCTCCCACCCACGAACCCGCCGCGCAAGCACCGGCAAAGTAAGGATCGACACCATGAACAACCCCGCCTTCGCGGACTCCCTGCATCCCATCAGCTGGCCGGAAGGCTTCAGGGCAGCAGCGTCCTTTACCTTCGATGTTGATGCCGAGTCCTGCACCATCGCGCACGAGCCCACCAGCACCCGCCGTATGTCCCTCATGAGCCACCAGTCCTACGGCCCCAAGATCGCTGTCCCGCGGATCCTGCAAATCCTGGAGCGGCAGGACATCAAGGGAACGTTCTTCATCCCGGGATTCACGGCCGAGAGTTACCC
The Paenarthrobacter ureafaciens genome window above contains:
- a CDS encoding purine-cytosine permease family protein → MQDNLSQAQTGGPQSGPATAPAHDSEAWLQPIPESDRTRKVSGQFWIWAGANLAPINWVLGALGIHLGLGFADTVTVLVLGNLIGMLLFGCFVLLGQKTGATGMVLARAAFGRRGNYLPAAIQALLVIGWCAVNTWIILDLVMALFGTLGWVDPDAPNYAWKIGVATAIMAAQVAIAWFGYKAIAAFEKWTVPPTIIILAVMSAVAWFGMKIDWGYAGPAGNILQGSERIAAMSAVMTAIGIGWGITWFTYAADYSRFVSTSVPKRKVYLASVLGQFIPVVWLGVLGASLATNSGEVDPGKLIVQNFGVLALPVLLMVLHGPIATNILNIYTFSVATQALDININRRKLNLFVGVFSLIAVIFFIFQEDFAAVLDAWLIGLVAWVAAWGGIMLVHYFWLDRRWPAKVERLFDGVNTPRLPVVNWAGVVSLLAGIFSTWLFMYGLIPVMQGPIAVALGGWDLSWLAGGLTSAACYAILGPRVHKRFLLAESNHISVTQPAPAPTHEPAAQAPAK